AGATCCTGATCAAGGCCGCCGAAGCGGTCGACCCCGGCTTCAAGATCGTGCTGATGCCGGACATGACCTCGCTGAAGGTCGACGCCGGCACGCTCGCCTCGGCCATGGCCGGCCTGGCCGCCTCCAAGTCGGTCTACCGCCTGGGCGACAACCGCCTGGTGATCTCGCCGTTCAAGGCCGAGCAGCAGAACGCCGCCTGGTGGAAGAGCTTCATGGGCATCATGAAGAGCTCCCACGGCATCGACGTCGCGCTGGTCCCGGTCTTCCTGAACTTCTCGTCCAACGCCTCGGCCTTCGCGCCGATCAGCTACGGCTTCTCCAACTGGGGCAACCGCAGCCCGGCTCAGCAGACCGGCATCGAGTCCAACATCTCCAAGGCGCACAGCCTGAACAAGATCTGGATGCAGCCGGTCTCGGTCCAGGATGAGCGACCCAACCAGGGCATTTACGACGAGGCCAACAACACCGAGAACCTGCGTACGACGTGGGAGAAGTCCATCTCGGGCGACGCCGAATGGATCCAGCTCACCACCTGGAACGACTTCTCCGAAGGTACCCAGTTCGTTCCCTCGGTGCACAACGGCTCGACGTACCTGGACATCTCGTCCTACTACCTGACCTGGCTGAAGACCGGCAAGGCTCCGGCGATCGTGCGTGACACGCTCTACCTGACGCACCGCTCGCAACCCGTCGCGGCCAGGCCGACGTCGGGTTCGCAGACCATGTTCATGAACCCGCGCGGTGGCACGTCCACGCCGCGCGACAAGGTCGAGGTGCTGTCGTTCCTCACCAAGGCGGCCGCGGTGAAGGCGACCATAGGCGGCAAGGAGCAGAGCTACGACGCCAAGGCCGGCGTCCAGGCGCAGCTCTTCCCCTTGGCGTACGGACTGAACAAGGCGTCCGTGGGCGCGGTGACGGTCTCGTCGCCGTGGGAGGTCAAGAGCAGCTTCTCGGTGCAGGACCTGCAGTACAACGCGGTCAGCAGCGGCCGCAAGTGAGTTCCTCGCGCCCGCCCGGGCCGGGCGGGCGCGACCTCGGCGGCCCGGCCGGCCCGGGCTCACGATCACCGGCGCAGGAGCCGGCGGGTCGCCGGTGAGATAGACCGGCCGTGACAGTTCGCGCGGTCACCGGAGACCCGCCGGGCTCAGGGGCGCAGCGCCGCGAGCTGCTGCTCGAACGGGACGACGTCGTCGAGCCGCCCGGCGTCGATCGGTCCGGCGGCGGGCGGCCGGCGCAGCATCAGACCGGCCAGCTCGCCGCCCGCGCGGACGACGCGGGCGGCCAGGCCGTCGGTGCGCGCGTCCCCGCCGGTGCCCCAGTCCTCCGACGCCGCGTACACGGCGGTGGGTACCACGAGCGCGCGCAGGTAGACGAAGAGCGGGCGCAGGGCGTGCTCGAGGGCGAGCGAGTGCCGCGC
This DNA window, taken from Streptosporangium album, encodes the following:
- a CDS encoding endo-1,3-alpha-glucanase family glycosylhydrolase encodes the protein MALSVVTLAATTGLMAVTTPASATAPTSQTVTVEAVEDTYVSQAGPTAPHGSHAWLSANAATSDGATDTERRAYVRFTLKGLPDNASDVKLTLELQPVRTTDTVLEVRPVTGTWSESTLNWNSRPATGAVLATAKGLTSGQTVKLDVSSAFTGNGTYSFAITSPSNVQSVLHSSQATSGEGPRLTVTYVDAPPTVPAGPLPFDLPSTSTLRASSHKVFAHYFTPYPISLNNKAGADDYYTKNYLNPAGESGKHVAYGGLLRDRPFPREVLSGDWQLADMKKEVQTAAKAGLDGFTVDVLSLTSAHWDRLKILIKAAEAVDPGFKIVLMPDMTSLKVDAGTLASAMAGLAASKSVYRLGDNRLVISPFKAEQQNAAWWKSFMGIMKSSHGIDVALVPVFLNFSSNASAFAPISYGFSNWGNRSPAQQTGIESNISKAHSLNKIWMQPVSVQDERPNQGIYDEANNTENLRTTWEKSISGDAEWIQLTTWNDFSEGTQFVPSVHNGSTYLDISSYYLTWLKTGKAPAIVRDTLYLTHRSQPVAARPTSGSQTMFMNPRGGTSTPRDKVEVLSFLTKAAAVKATIGGKEQSYDAKAGVQAQLFPLAYGLNKASVGAVTVSSPWEVKSSFSVQDLQYNAVSSGRK